One segment of Glandiceps talaboti chromosome 21, keGlaTala1.1, whole genome shotgun sequence DNA contains the following:
- the LOC144451702 gene encoding E3 ubiquitin-protein ligase TRIM56-like, protein MATGTAGTNKSLLDRIDEEHLTCQICLERLTDARVLPCQHYFCRHCLVRLTKGKPTVNCPTCRSSTKLPGSGADSLPKCLSVNAIVDVFQSQKADDSEHGVCDLCEERPPSVRCIDCAVSICCTCGKAHEKSRLTKGHKQMRLDEYRETKSKSPNFDQAVVYCDVHEALELTVFCITCQQSVCSECALFDHKGHEHLRLKDAVEGVNTELSRHVSALEKKQRDSDAVERKLNQALQTLKDINTREQKKVDKWADMITKEATDWLNDVKRQIKENKSSKVQYLRSEYKKKT, encoded by the coding sequence ATGGCTACAGGTACAGCAGGAACAAACAAAAGCCTTCTTGATCGTATCGACGAAGAACATCTGACTTGCCAGATTTGTTTAGAGCGGTTAACAGATGCCAGGGTGTTGCCATGTCAACACTATTTCTGTAGACACTGTTTGGTTCGACTTACTAAAGGTAAACCCACGGTCAATTGCCCTACATGTCGTAGCAGTACTAAACTTCCGGGTAGCGGAGCTGATAGTCTAccaaaatgtctgtctgtaaacGCCATTGTAGACGTGTTTCAAAGTCAGAAAGCTGATGACAGTGAACATGGTGTCTGTGACTTGTGTGAAGAAAGACCACCTTCTGTACGGTGTATCGATTGTGCTGTCAGTATTTGCTGTACGTGTGGAAAAGCTCATGAAAAAAGCCGCTTGACTAAAGGTCATAAACAAATGAGACTCGATGAGTACAGAGAAACTAAGTCTAAAAGTCCGAACTTCGACCAGGCTGTTGTCTACTGTGACGTACACGAGGCACTCGAattgactgttttctgtatAACATGTCAACAATCTGTTTGTTCCGAATGTGCACTTTTTGATCATAAAGGTCATGAGCACCTTCGCTTGAAAGACGCCGTAGAGGGCGTGAATACTGAGCTCAGTAGACATGTCTCAGCTTTGGAAAAAAAGCAGAGAGATAGTGATGCTGTGGAAAGGAAACTGAATCAGGCTCTGCAGACGTTGAAAGACATCAACACCAGAGaacaaaaaaaagttgacaaatGGGCAGATATGATAACGAAAGAAGCAACAGATTGGCTGAATGACGTAAAACGGCAAATTAAAGAAAACAAATCCAGTAAAGTGCAGTATCTTCGATCTGAGTAcaagaaaaaaacatga